The window TTGTTAAAGATCAACATGTTGCAGCAATCAAAATTCAGACAGCTTTCCGTGCACATTTGGTATGAAAAAATTGTTcattaattagatatttttcagttttgagttgtttttaacatatatatatatatatatatatatgatcaggCTAGAAGAACACTTGGGAGATTAAGAGGAATGATAAGATTGCAGATTCTGACTCAAAGTCTATCAGTTAAGAAACAAGCATCGAATACACTCAAACATCTCCAGAAATGGAACACAATACATTCCCAGATCAGAATCCGCAGACACAATATGGTGACAGAAGGCCGTATTAAACAGAAGAAACTTGAGAATCGTTTAAAGCTTGAAGCAAAACTTCATCATCTTGAAGTGGATTGGTGTGGTGGGTCTGATAGTATGGAGGAAATACTCGCGAGGATTCATCAAAGAGAAGAAGCTGCGGTTAAGCGCGAACGAGCCATGGCTTATGCCTTTTCTCATCAGGTCCAAACACAAATCCTTCattcatgtttttattttctaattttctgGTGGGAATTACTAAAGAGAAGTAGAATTGTTGTTGTTATAGTGGAGGGCTAATTCAAGATTACCAAACTACTTAGGAGATAATGACGATGAAGAACTTGGTAAAGCGAATTGGGGTTGGAGTTGGGTTGATCGATGGATCGTTGCTCGGCCATGGGAAAACCGATCAAGCCCAAAGAAACCGGTTAAGAAAGTTATGTTGCCCGTGAAATCAATCTCGCCTAACTCGCGAAAGGCCTTTTGAAGGCTCGAAAGTGATGATTATAGGGAGaagaatgaattattataatttgaattgtaAGCATCTATTTATTTTGATgttgtatgcatatatatattatgagattttattattatacaatcAAATGTCAGTATGTCACAACTATTATGTCATAAAAATACAGTGTACAatgttttttctttgaaaaaagtCATAAAAACTGTCTACCAACCAAGTGTACAAGACAAAAatatctctttctttctctatcAAGATGGGATCGGAGAGATTAATGAAATTGGCGGAGAGATTAAGAAACTTGAAGCTGGTTGGTGAGAAGATCGGAGCAGCAGAGAAGTTCGAATTCAAGAGAGCTGCAGTTCTGATTTGTATATTCGAAGATGAGAAAGGAGAATTGAGAGTAATTCTGACCAAGAGATCTTCAAGGCTCTCCACTAATGCAGGTTTAAAGATTGAGTTTTGATGTTTTATGGGTAGAAATTAAGGGTTTTTATTTGCAGGGGATGTTGCTTTGCCAGGAGGGAAGAGAGACGAGAGTGATGCTAATGATACAGAGACAGCATTGAGAGAGGCTAAGGAGGAGATCGGATTGGATCCTTCGTGCGTGGACGTGGTGGCTGTTCTTGAACAAATTGTGTTGAAGGTAtgattgaatgaatgaatgtatTTGTTGTAGTTGTCAAATTGAGTGTAATTTTGGTATGCTGCAGAATGGTACTGCTGTAGTTCCAGTGATGGGTATAATTTCAGACAGAAaaaagttcattccatcaattaatgaagaagaagttgaagaaatGTTTGATGCCCCTTTGGAGATGTTTCTAAAGAATGAAAAGAGAAGGGGAGAGGAGAAAGAATGGATGGGGGACAAATACTTGCTTCATTATTTTGATCATGAGGCTGACAATGGGAAGTTGTTTGTTATATGGGCTTTGACTGCCGGAATCTTGATCAACGCCGCCTCTATTGTCTATGACCGGCCACCGGACTTTCTTGAACTCAAGCCAAAGTTTTGGACCAGACAAGTTCATTTTCAGTAGTTAGTTCATCTCTTCTTTTCCATTATTCTAATTTGATTCTCactaatgaatgaatgaatgatagTTATTTCCTCTCGTTTctattctcaaactcaaaatagggTTAATCTTGGATTGGATTGAGTTAGTTTCATTATTGGGTTAGATCTGGATATTCTCTTCAAGATGCTGTTTGATAATTTAGGATGGTTTGTCATTTGTTTAGAATTTGACATTATACATtcacaaaattatttcatagaaaaataaacctaataacaacaaatatatatttatattattaaaatattggtttaatataatatattatgatagTTCAAGTATCACTAATTTTGTCGAAGATTCGATTCTcacttcaaaaataatatatatatatatatattttaaataaaaaatattggttgaatatttaaaaaatttaaataaaaaaattatatattgaattgataggttaatttattaaattaatatatataaatatataaatatatatattaattccaCGTTTTAACTtcttacataaaaattaaattattggtttaatacaaaaatttgttaaaaatgataaaatattttgtttgaaaatataaaaaatattaaaattacattttcaagttaaaaagagtggaattgaaaattataatcattcttaattttaattatactaaattTAGGAATTAAAATTACActtcaattctaattttatgGTTACAAAATACGCTATTTTGCATCCATCCACTCATTGGATTGGTTCTTTTATTGGTATagacatatatttaatattaatagatAGGAAAATTACTTCAAATTAATACATTTGAAGTTGagaataaaattgtatttttagtCTTTTAGATATTGGCTTGTCTAATAAGCCACTTAGTTAGTTACTAATAAATTGGTTTAGTTACATGTTATTTTTATAGTATGAATGTTTGTCAAAATATTCTCTATTACCACATTTAACGTACCAATATTTAATGTTGGTAATTCAATTAGAACTTTCAAATGTTGGTAATTCAATTAGAACTCACAGAAAAACTGAGAAATGAATCGACTCCTTAATGTATTCCGGAAGATGTCAATCTTTTTCCATAtacatcattaatttttttattaaggatATTCATATCTAAACCTAGATCCATATAAAAAAGtcaaatctataaaaaaaaaaaaaaaaaaaaaaaggcatatcataacctaaatcaatatctataaaaaatgcatatctatcaaaaaaaaaaaaaaaaaaaaaaaaaaaaaaaaaaaaaaaaaaaaaaaaaaaaaaaaaaaaaaagttatatcatatcataacttaaatcaatatttatcaaaaatcaatttttatcaaaacctaaatcattgtaaaaatctaaattcatatctattaaaaattcatatatattaaaacctaaatcaatgtcAAGTGGTTGGGTAATTGGGTTAGTCACCCCTGACCAAGTCAATTaagaatttattcataaaatttatgattttactattctaaaaagaaaataatgacgAAAATAGAGcgaatttttacatttttaaaaaatattatttattcaaataaataaactaatataattaattgtgtaattatatttttttttctttttttctttttatttatttattattattttttaaattaatattatatttaattatacataaatataataaaaatacataaatattattttaaaataaactcttaaaattcGAAATATACTATTAATTTTACGAATTTACGATTTTAAGTAATTGATTCTAACGCAAATACTCATGAttaaaaaccttatatgtcgataggtcgagacattgtttgtatacaattccGTTGGAAACCCTATCAGTTGATATGTGCgctaatcgttcgtacatgattccgTCTAAAATTCCTATttatcgataggtcgagacattgtttgtatacaatTTTGTTggaaaccctatctattgatatgtGCGTTAATCGTTTGTACATGATTCTGTCTGAAAACCTTATttatcgataggtcgagacattgtttGCATACAGTTCCGCtagaaaccctatatgttgataggtgcgctaatcgttTGTACACTATTTCGTCTAAAAACCccatctcttgataggtatcccTCTCTCAACATCACTGCGACCAAATATCTCAAAAACAAAACCCTATCGCTCGATAGGTAAACCAAACCCTATCAACGCCATATCATTCCAACATACATTTcgaaaaccctatctctcgaaaaGCATTCAAGCCTTGTTTATCAACAAACACAACAATCATTCATATATGATATTGatcaaaccctatctctcgataggcaTCCAATCAAAAATCCTATCGCTCGATAGGTAATCAAAGCCATGTCATCCAAACTGGCATCTCACAATCATATTCCTTAATATGTATCCAAGTCTTGTTCATCAACAAGCACAtcgatcatttgtatatgatcacgacaaaccctatccctcgataggtcctcaaacaaaaccctatcactcAATATGTAAaacaaaccctatctcttgataggtactcaagcaaactctatctcttggtaaatattcaatcaaaatcctatttgtcaataggtatTCTCCTTCAAATTCACAAAAACCTATATATTGATAGTACCacaatcatttatacatgatcgtcTTCTACCTCACATGTGAGTGACATTCCCAGGAAGTTTGTTAACTCCTATGGTAAATCTATCTGTGGACAGTACCACgatcatatatacatgatcaCACAATGCATTACTTGTTAGCTGTCATCAAGACTTATCTGTTGATAGTCTTGCAATCATACATGATTACCCTGAGTGTTATTTGTTAGTAACTCACATAAAAGTTAGTAAAACTTTCATGTTCCCCAATACATCTCATAATATTGACCTTATCCATTTATACATGACTAAGCTTTGAATAATCGGTTGATATTCATGCTAGATaggaattgatgtttcaatacctaTATTTATCGTTATCTTATGGATTTTATGGGTACTTTGTTAAGTTTTGTAAGATAGGATTTTTCGAGAATTATCCCTATTAGGATAATCATCAAAGAGATCTCTACAACAACACTTAGAAACACCTTGACGAAATGCACAACATCACCAGGTCATTCCAATAATCAGCATGATACATGCTCTATCTTTCTAAACCCTTCAGTATAAATTGGACTAGATCACATAATGTTAGATATCATACTCGAATTaacgttttcaaaaaaatcaatttgttgtattttaaaaaactcgattcgagaggggcactatgtaaacactaaaaatctacacacacatttataaaattaaactaattattttgatttatttttgaataaataaaatcaaaataattaatcccatggccaaaactcaattaaagtctaattaattaaggaaaatgatcaaaataaaaaataaattatttgggataaatgttttactcatttatcttaaaataattagaaaaataaattaagagattaaaacaaataatttaggatgaaatgagatacccatttcatccccccaaaatgatttatttaaccataaaatatgcaacaaaaaaatcaattggcaaaatatttgtcatatttattttaatattttgtgtatttaaaaaagataaaaaaaatatagtcaaaaatgtggaaaaaaattaatttcaaacaatcccTTAGCggaaatgacattgttttatgcGACGCCGAGAGGATAAGAATGAAGTCCAATCCTTTGATATCAGAATTTGGAACTCAGCCAATAGTCCACATTTTCGACTAATTCAAaagttgaaatgatcaccctacttcagTGATCATTTTTGTTACTTCCATAGGGGCGATTCATCCTTATATCGTCAAGTGGTCGGAAGAGCAACCAAAATGTCATTAATAGTTTTTGGCTAATTCAATCCATTTGAAGCCTCCACGGACTCATGGATGTTATAAATACCCCCTTGAGTCATTTCAAAACCAAGGAATTCACTCTCCACCTTAAAatcgaagaaaatcaaaaatccgccattaaagcttcaagctttcgGATTTTTTGACTTTTCTGTTTGAAGCCTTAAAtcttggatctgagcatcccaaaagctttcctaaggatcaatgagtgttctccaattcCTAATATAATCCTCCCTAATTATCATCAGCAACATgtaccaatatttaaatattgtttcaatattttaaataatgctaaaaccTAGAAGAATGACTAGGAACAaaagaataattagttaaaaactcaaacattatacaaccgttttttaaaatccaactttataagtaagatcatttttaaaacgggtacggaggatgaa is drawn from Impatiens glandulifera chromosome 3, dImpGla2.1, whole genome shotgun sequence and contains these coding sequences:
- the LOC124931225 gene encoding protein IQ-DOMAIN 9-like, whose amino-acid sequence is MGSGDWIKNIIRLKKPKSSGRNRTSSSKTLKEEKKEESSSSTNLVKDQHVAAIKIQTAFRAHLARRTLGRLRGMIRLQILTQSLSVKKQASNTLKHLQKWNTIHSQIRIRRHNMVTEGRIKQKKLENRLKLEAKLHHLEVDWCGGSDSMEEILARIHQREEAAVKRERAMAYAFSHQWRANSRLPNYLGDNDDEELGKANWGWSWVDRWIVARPWENRSSPKKPVKKVMLPVKSISPNSRKAF
- the LOC124931226 gene encoding nudix hydrolase 15, mitochondrial-like, which encodes MGSERLMKLAERLRNLKLVGEKIGAAEKFEFKRAAVLICIFEDEKGELRVILTKRSSRLSTNAGDVALPGGKRDESDANDTETALREAKEEIGLDPSCVDVVAVLEQIVLKNGTAVVPVMGIISDRKKFIPSINEEEVEEMFDAPLEMFLKNEKRRGEEKEWMGDKYLLHYFDHEADNGKLFVIWALTAGILINAASIVYDRPPDFLELKPKFWTRQVHFQ